The proteins below are encoded in one region of Diceros bicornis minor isolate mBicDic1 chromosome 14, mDicBic1.mat.cur, whole genome shotgun sequence:
- the LOC131413341 gene encoding putative olfactory receptor 1F12P, protein MEKENQTSVSEFLLLGFSSWPGQQALLFALFLCLYLTGLFGNLLILLAISSDHHLHTPMYFFLANLSFVDLCLPSATVPKILLDIQTQTQSISYPGCLAQMYFCMMFANMDNFLLTVMAYDRYVAICHPLHYSTIMTQCLCASLVAVPWVIAVLNPLLHTLMMSRLHFCSNNVIHHFFCDINSLLPLSCSDTSLNQFLVLAVVGLIFVVPSGCILVSYSLIISAVMKIPSAQGKLKAFSTCGFHLALVILFYGAITGVYMSPSSNHSTEKDSAASVIFMVAAPVLNPFIYSLRNNELQGALKKALGHSKISQ, encoded by the coding sequence atggaaaaagaaaaccaaaccagTGTCTCTGAATTTCTCCTCCTGGGCTTCTCGAGTTGGCCAGGGCAGCAAGCACTCCTTTTTGCGCTTTTCCTGTGTCTTTACTTAACAGGTCTGTTTGGAAACTTACTCATCTTGCTGGCCATCAGCTCAGACCATCATCTCCACACACCTATGTATTTCTTTCTTGCCAATCTTTCCTTTGTAGACCTCTGCCTTCCTTCAGCTACAGTTCCCAAGATACTACTGGACATCCAAACACAGACTCAGTCCATCTCTTATCCTGGCTGCCTGGCTCAGATGTATTTCTGTATGATGTTTGCCAACATGGACAATTTCCTTCTCACAGTGATGGCATATGACCGTTATGTGGCCATCTGTCACCCTTTGCATTACTCCACCATTATGACCCAGTGCCTCTGTGCCTCTCTGGTGGCTGTACCTTGGGTCATTGCCGTTTTGAACCCCCTCTTGCACACCCTTATGATGTCGCGTCTGCACTTCTGCTCTAACAATGTCATCCACCATTTCTTCTGTGATATCAACTCTCTCCTCCCTCTATCTTGTTCTGACACTAGTCTTAATCAGTTCTTGGTTCTGGCTGTGGTAGGGCTGATCTTTGTGGTACCTTCAGGGTGTATCCTGGTGTCCTACAGCCTCATCATCTCTGCTGTGATGAAAATCCCTTCTGCCCAAGGAAAACTCAAGGCTTTCTCCACCTGCGGATTTCACCTTGCCCTGGTCATTCTTTTCTATGGAGCAATCACAGGGGTCTATATGAGCCCCTCATCCAACCATTCAACTGAAAAAGACTCGGCTGCATCAGTGATTTTCATGGTGGCAGCCCCTGTGTTGAATCCCTTCATTTACAGTCTAAGGAACAATGAGCTACAGGGGGCTTTAAAGAAGGCTCTAGGCCATAGCAAAATCTCCCAGTGA